A part of Melittangium boletus DSM 14713 genomic DNA contains:
- a CDS encoding DUF1990 family protein, translated as MTNVEWRWKSGWSDPELLARLGKAATLPLNFEGQEKDMTPDNGWSLVESQAIIGCDRPGAPSGDDAFARLKHAVTELGFSDPRIVRGHFDSAMPLLGRPMLLELRPLRVLRYLCPVRIRAVRSEQDEHRTAYGFSIDTLVGHVESGREWFLLSKDHRTGELRFHIKAAWREGEFPNWWSAVGFELMGRRYQRAWHHLAHMRLRELLSQGHLVQHPGGEEMQHTHLRVSRLPVQFFSQRGLSRRLVHVEREVESERGRDWLTTVGFGVLAGMRSMSAPALLSYHFSIAPRTAPEGWGARLPWSKTSGVLGLLAAGEWVADKTPWIPARVSPPALLGRVLTGALTGAAVAAPGQRLSPVRAVVGATAAVVSAFGLYTLRRFATRRLGVPNAVAGLLEDAAAAAIGGKLFASLR; from the coding sequence ATGACGAACGTCGAGTGGCGTTGGAAGTCGGGCTGGTCGGATCCGGAGTTGCTGGCGCGGCTCGGGAAGGCGGCCACCCTCCCCCTCAACTTCGAGGGGCAGGAGAAGGACATGACGCCCGACAACGGCTGGAGCCTGGTGGAGTCGCAGGCCATCATCGGCTGTGACCGGCCGGGAGCGCCCTCGGGGGATGACGCCTTCGCGCGGCTCAAGCACGCGGTGACGGAGCTGGGCTTCTCCGACCCGCGCATCGTGCGAGGCCACTTCGACAGCGCCATGCCGCTCCTGGGCCGGCCAATGCTGCTCGAGCTGCGCCCGTTGCGCGTGTTGCGCTACCTGTGCCCGGTGCGCATCCGGGCCGTGCGCTCGGAGCAGGACGAGCACCGCACCGCCTACGGCTTCAGCATCGACACGCTGGTGGGGCACGTGGAGTCGGGCCGCGAGTGGTTCCTCCTGAGCAAGGATCACCGCACGGGCGAGCTGCGCTTCCACATCAAGGCGGCCTGGCGCGAGGGCGAGTTCCCCAACTGGTGGAGCGCGGTGGGCTTCGAGCTGATGGGGCGGCGCTACCAGCGCGCGTGGCACCACCTGGCCCACATGCGCCTGCGCGAACTGTTGAGCCAGGGCCACCTGGTGCAACACCCGGGAGGCGAGGAGATGCAGCACACGCACCTGCGGGTGAGCCGGCTGCCGGTGCAATTCTTCTCGCAGCGAGGCCTGAGCCGCCGTCTGGTGCACGTGGAGCGCGAGGTGGAGAGCGAGCGCGGGCGGGACTGGCTGACCACGGTGGGCTTCGGCGTGCTGGCTGGAATGCGCAGCATGAGCGCCCCGGCCCTGCTGAGCTACCACTTCTCCATCGCGCCCAGGACGGCGCCCGAGGGATGGGGCGCGCGGCTGCCGTGGAGCAAGACATCGGGCGTGCTCGGCCTGCTGGCCGCGGGCGAGTGGGTGGCGGACAAGACGCCCTGGATTCCCGCGCGCGTCTCGCCGCCCGCCCTGCTGGGACGAGTGCTCACGGGGGCGCTGACGGGAGCCGCGGTGGCGGCGCCGGGCCAGAGGCTGTCCCCGGTCCGGGCGGTGGTGGGAGCCACGGCGGCGGTGGTGTCCGCCTTCGGCCTCTACACGCTGCGCAGGTTCGCCACGCGTCGGCTGGGTGTGCCCAACGCGGTCGCGGGCCTGTTGGAGGACGCCGCGGCCGCCGCCATCGGAGGCAAGCTCTTCGCCTCCCTGCGGTGA